Proteins encoded in a region of the Paucibacter sediminis genome:
- a CDS encoding YdeI/OmpD-associated family protein, translating into MDAPQAIPDVKPFKSAQAFEAWLSKHHASSDGLWLKIAKKGVGVPSVTYLEAVEIALCWGWIDGQKKGFDDQHFLQRFTPRRPRSVWSKTNVTKVAALIEAGRMQPAGQAQVDAAKADGRWERAYDGARTATVPEDLQAALAQCPPAQAFFATINASNRYAVLWRVQTAVRPQTRAARIAQLVEMLARGEVLHLFKPKPRG; encoded by the coding sequence ATGGACGCCCCTCAAGCCATCCCGGATGTAAAGCCATTCAAGTCCGCACAGGCCTTTGAGGCCTGGTTGAGCAAGCATCACGCGAGCTCCGATGGCTTGTGGCTAAAAATCGCCAAGAAAGGGGTCGGCGTCCCCAGCGTCACGTACCTCGAGGCGGTGGAGATCGCGCTGTGTTGGGGCTGGATCGATGGGCAGAAGAAGGGCTTCGATGACCAGCACTTCCTGCAGCGTTTCACCCCGCGCCGGCCGCGCAGCGTCTGGTCGAAGACGAATGTGACCAAGGTCGCTGCGCTCATCGAAGCAGGGCGGATGCAGCCCGCCGGGCAGGCCCAGGTCGATGCCGCCAAAGCCGACGGCCGCTGGGAGCGCGCCTACGATGGCGCGCGCACGGCCACCGTGCCGGAAGACCTGCAGGCCGCGCTGGCCCAGTGCCCGCCGGCGCAGGCCTTCTTCGCGACCATCAACGCCAGCAACCGCTACGCGGTGCTTTGGCGTGTGCAGACTGCGGTGAGGCCGCAGACCCGCGCCGCGCGGATCGCGCAGCTGGTCGAGATGTTGGCGCGGGGCGAGGTCTTGCATCTCTTCAAGCCGAAGCCCCGGGGCTGA